From Halorubrum salinarum, the proteins below share one genomic window:
- a CDS encoding RAD55 family ATPase codes for MSELVSTGVEGLDSILTGGITQRSTVLVSGNPGTGKSIFGIQYLHHGVSEHGERGVYVSFEEDEADIRGAAESVGFEGFDEMVDDGDIVILDKREMLRETDFSTAVDRLLDTVEDGDFDRLVLDSLSMFQLFFDAEQEKRTYLLKFSDILKANGLTSLLINEQGAVFPDTEVGLENFLTDGNIYFIQTPTDSGVNRYVWVAKMRKQDIDTDIFPMEIGQGGITVHERAGGFSMMGGSDDQPSF; via the coding sequence ATGTCAGAACTCGTCTCCACCGGGGTCGAGGGGCTCGACTCCATTCTCACCGGCGGCATCACCCAGCGGTCCACGGTCCTCGTCTCGGGGAACCCGGGCACCGGCAAGAGCATCTTCGGCATCCAGTACCTCCACCACGGCGTCTCCGAACACGGCGAGCGCGGCGTCTACGTCTCCTTCGAGGAGGACGAGGCGGACATCCGCGGCGCCGCCGAGTCCGTCGGCTTCGAGGGGTTCGACGAGATGGTCGACGACGGCGACATCGTCATCCTCGACAAACGCGAGATGCTCCGGGAGACCGACTTCTCGACCGCGGTCGACCGGCTGCTCGACACCGTCGAGGACGGCGACTTCGACCGCCTCGTGCTCGACTCGCTGTCGATGTTCCAGCTGTTCTTCGACGCCGAACAGGAGAAGCGCACGTACCTGCTGAAGTTCTCGGACATCCTCAAGGCGAACGGGCTCACCTCGCTGCTCATCAACGAGCAGGGCGCCGTCTTCCCCGACACGGAGGTCGGCCTCGAGAACTTCCTCACGGACGGGAACATCTACTTCATCCAGACGCCGACCGACTCCGGCGTCAACCGCTACGTCTGGGTGGCGAAGATGCGGAAACAGGACATCGACACCGACATCTTCCCGATGGAGATCGGGCAGGGCGGCATCACCGTCCACGAGCGCGCGGGCGGCTTCTCGATGATGGGCGGCTCTGACGACCAGCCGTCGTTCTGA
- a CDS encoding helix-turn-helix domain-containing protein — translation MVGDDLITVLGNKYNTDILTATGDAKSAQDLSDQLDVPIATCYRRINELEEADLLELHDRPLSDEHRRVKVYRRKVDGVEVDFRDGLTVEVEERSAVKNRLDDVWRDLSSRE, via the coding sequence ATGGTGGGGGACGATCTGATCACCGTACTCGGTAACAAATACAACACGGACATCCTGACGGCGACCGGCGACGCGAAGTCGGCGCAGGACCTCAGCGACCAGCTGGACGTCCCGATCGCGACGTGTTACCGACGGATCAACGAGTTAGAGGAGGCGGACCTCCTCGAGTTACACGACCGGCCGCTGTCGGACGAACACCGGCGCGTGAAGGTGTACCGCCGGAAGGTCGACGGGGTCGAGGTCGACTTCCGCGACGGGCTCACCGTCGAGGTCGAGGAGCGGTCGGCGGTGAAGAACCGCCTCGACGACGTCTGGCGCGACCTCTCGTCGCGAGAGTAA
- a CDS encoding zinc ribbon domain-containing protein, with protein MPSCPRCDAPVDDDARYCAQCGAPQTEDAAEELDEYVQRQAEQVAGGSGGGGSEGGGSGGSDAFPSMEELSDREQLWRRGSYVLGYGTIVVALTRVPAAESWPLILAGIAILPPIRRLTAEPLGSPLKREVMAGIYAVFALIGIALFVLL; from the coding sequence ATGCCATCGTGTCCCCGCTGTGACGCCCCGGTCGACGACGACGCGCGGTACTGCGCCCAGTGCGGCGCCCCGCAGACGGAGGACGCGGCGGAGGAGCTCGACGAGTACGTCCAGCGGCAGGCGGAGCAGGTCGCGGGCGGCAGCGGCGGCGGGGGGTCGGAGGGCGGCGGGTCGGGCGGAAGCGACGCGTTCCCGTCCATGGAAGAGCTCTCGGACCGCGAGCAACTGTGGCGGCGGGGGTCGTACGTCCTCGGGTACGGGACGATCGTCGTCGCGCTCACGCGGGTCCCGGCCGCGGAGTCGTGGCCGCTGATCCTCGCCGGGATCGCGATCCTGCCGCCGATCCGGCGGCTCACCGCGGAACCGCTCGGCAGCCCGCTCAAACGCGAGGTGATGGCGGGGATATACGCGGTCTTCGCGCTGATCGGGATCGCGCTGTTCGTGCTGTTATGA
- a CDS encoding molybdopterin-dependent oxidoreductase codes for MIDVTEQRDALLAAAAGAAAVAGSYLATGWTPAFVVRPVDQTIVNLTPGPIVTFSIETFGDAGHLIHIAMAVAAVVGLFGAVAFAGLKLAARTDSRGVGAAVAGGGSWLLAAALTGISLGALGAAIPAAAVVGVGWLPESAAPSGGDATPSDGDATGARDAPAVVDAVRRRTLGVVTGALGFAAASAVGRRSLAPGDGPLPDAPRSEGAAARLREVESASLAVESDALGGMVSRIGEFYNVDIAEFDPEVTADEWSLTFTGETGSERTVDFDELTERPVEHRAITLRCVGEDLNGRKLDNAVWTGTPIRPLLESVDPQGECNCAMLRGEDGYYVQFPVDVLAEGFLAWGMNGKELPTSHGHPVRVLIPGHWGETNVKWLSEIELLNVEEDGYWEERGWEGTGEVKTVAKLWDEGITELGDGRIELAGHAYAGTTGIERVEVSTDGGDTWTDAELSEPLPDADVWRQWRHVFEADGEHEVVVRATDGEGTLQTREESGSVPSGASGWVRRTVG; via the coding sequence ATGATCGACGTTACCGAACAGCGAGACGCGCTGCTCGCGGCGGCGGCCGGCGCGGCCGCGGTCGCGGGCTCGTACCTCGCCACGGGGTGGACGCCGGCGTTCGTGGTCAGGCCGGTCGACCAGACCATCGTCAACCTGACCCCGGGGCCGATCGTGACCTTCTCGATCGAGACCTTCGGCGATGCGGGACACCTGATTCACATCGCCATGGCCGTCGCGGCCGTCGTCGGCCTGTTCGGCGCGGTCGCGTTCGCCGGCCTCAAACTCGCCGCGCGCACCGACAGCCGGGGGGTCGGCGCCGCGGTGGCGGGAGGCGGATCCTGGCTGCTCGCCGCCGCCCTGACAGGCATCTCGCTCGGCGCGCTCGGCGCCGCGATCCCCGCGGCGGCGGTCGTCGGGGTCGGCTGGCTGCCGGAGTCGGCCGCGCCGTCCGGGGGCGACGCCACGCCGTCCGACGGCGATGCCACCGGCGCGCGGGACGCGCCGGCGGTCGTCGACGCGGTCCGCCGCCGGACGCTCGGAGTCGTCACGGGGGCCCTCGGGTTCGCCGCCGCGAGCGCGGTGGGGCGGCGGTCGCTCGCGCCGGGCGACGGGCCGCTCCCCGACGCCCCGCGGTCGGAAGGCGCGGCCGCGCGGCTTCGGGAGGTCGAATCGGCGTCGCTGGCGGTCGAGAGCGACGCCCTCGGCGGGATGGTGAGTCGGATCGGCGAGTTCTACAACGTCGACATCGCGGAGTTCGACCCCGAGGTCACCGCCGACGAGTGGTCGCTGACGTTCACCGGCGAGACCGGGAGCGAGCGGACGGTCGACTTCGACGAGCTGACCGAGCGCCCCGTCGAGCACCGCGCGATAACGCTGCGGTGCGTCGGCGAGGACCTGAACGGGCGCAAGCTGGACAACGCCGTCTGGACGGGGACCCCGATCCGACCGCTGCTGGAGTCGGTCGACCCGCAGGGCGAGTGCAACTGCGCCATGCTGCGCGGCGAGGACGGGTACTACGTCCAGTTCCCGGTCGACGTCCTCGCGGAGGGGTTCCTCGCGTGGGGGATGAACGGCAAGGAGCTGCCGACCAGCCACGGGCACCCGGTGCGAGTGCTGATCCCGGGCCACTGGGGAGAGACGAACGTGAAGTGGCTCTCGGAGATCGAACTACTGAACGTCGAGGAGGACGGCTACTGGGAGGAGCGTGGCTGGGAGGGGACCGGCGAGGTGAAGACGGTCGCCAAGCTCTGGGACGAGGGGATAACGGAGCTCGGCGACGGCCGGATCGAGCTCGCCGGCCACGCCTACGCCGGAACGACCGGGATCGAGCGCGTCGAGGTCTCGACCGACGGCGGCGACACCTGGACCGACGCCGAGCTCTCCGAGCCGCTGCCGGACGCCGACGTGTGGCGCCAGTGGCGACACGTCTTCGAGGCGGACGGGGAGCATGAGGTCGTCGTCCGCGCGACCGACGGCGAAGGGACCCTCCAGACGCGAGAGGAGTCCGGCTCCGTCCCGAGCGGCGCCTCGGGGTGGGTCCGTCGGACCGTCGGCTGA
- a CDS encoding archaellin/type IV pilin N-terminal domain-containing protein, whose translation MFEAITDEEQRGQVGIGTLIVFIAMVLVAAIAAGVLINTAGFLQTQAEATGEESTSQVSDRLQVVSTSGNVTEDPNNAGTYVVDNVTFVVAKAPGAGLVDLKETTVQVIGEQGQNSTTLDDLDANIESVLDVDNGVLTDNSDRAAIHLNFSAPGDFSNYNQLSSGERLTVTFTTASGASTTKEIRVPTTLTQDQDSVRL comes from the coding sequence ATGTTCGAAGCAATCACGGACGAGGAACAACGCGGTCAAGTGGGGATCGGGACCCTCATCGTGTTCATCGCGATGGTGCTGGTGGCGGCGATCGCCGCCGGCGTTCTGATCAACACGGCCGGATTCCTCCAGACGCAGGCGGAAGCAACGGGCGAAGAGAGTACAAGTCAGGTCTCTGACCGGCTTCAGGTCGTGAGTACCTCTGGGAACGTGACCGAGGATCCCAATAATGCGGGTACCTACGTCGTTGACAATGTCACCTTCGTTGTCGCGAAGGCCCCCGGCGCGGGGCTCGTCGACCTGAAAGAGACAACCGTTCAGGTTATCGGTGAACAGGGTCAGAACAGCACTACACTCGACGATTTGGACGCTAACATCGAAAGCGTTCTTGACGTTGACAACGGCGTTCTTACGGACAATAGTGACCGTGCTGCAATCCATCTGAACTTCTCCGCCCCCGGTGACTTCAGCAATTACAACCAGCTCAGCTCTGGTGAACGGCTGACAGTCACCTTCACGACTGCCTCCGGTGCGTCGACGACCAAAGAGATCCGCGTCCCGACGACGCTCACGCAGGATCAGGACTCGGTGAGGCTGTAA
- a CDS encoding DUF7500 family protein codes for MSDDDAVPADPDELDFTDDENVVEIGEGRYVVGTNGRPNVGRSRGQRRAPPEDDSGFTAADPASPDERRPAGDDPRASAAGPGVGERGQSTGGQAGGGHPGGGQQSGGQPAGGGQPPPNAQGQRRNQAAGGAGAVDRQSVSRWLANSFDGDGFDYGIDATLHAKGDTTRQRMVSNDVTATFDTLISWFASNAGPSSPTPEAIGLLLAASETTVDLPPVLIKRFAASQGLSASDSIGDLVRAAEDAGGFRIE; via the coding sequence ATGAGTGACGACGACGCGGTACCGGCCGATCCGGACGAGCTCGACTTCACCGACGACGAGAACGTCGTCGAGATCGGGGAGGGCCGCTACGTCGTCGGGACGAACGGCCGTCCCAACGTCGGCCGCTCACGGGGGCAGCGCCGCGCGCCGCCGGAGGACGACTCCGGGTTCACCGCCGCCGACCCCGCGAGCCCGGACGAGCGGCGGCCCGCCGGCGACGACCCGCGGGCGAGCGCGGCCGGCCCGGGCGTCGGCGAACGCGGGCAATCCACCGGCGGACAGGCTGGCGGTGGACACCCCGGCGGCGGACAGCAATCGGGCGGGCAACCGGCCGGCGGCGGCCAACCGCCGCCGAACGCGCAGGGGCAGCGCCGGAATCAGGCCGCGGGCGGGGCCGGCGCGGTCGACCGCCAGTCGGTGAGTCGGTGGTTGGCGAACTCCTTCGACGGCGACGGGTTCGACTACGGGATCGACGCGACGCTCCACGCGAAGGGCGACACCACCCGGCAGCGGATGGTGTCAAACGACGTGACGGCGACGTTCGACACGCTCATCTCATGGTTCGCGTCGAACGCCGGCCCGAGCTCGCCGACGCCGGAGGCGATCGGGCTACTGCTCGCGGCCTCCGAGACCACCGTCGACCTACCGCCGGTGCTGATAAAGCGGTTCGCGGCGAGTCAGGGCCTCTCGGCGAGCGACAGCATCGGCGACCTGGTGCGCGCCGCCGAGGACGCGGGCGGATTCAGGATCGAGTAA
- a CDS encoding HalX domain-containing protein, with protein MSDPSILVVEDEPDIAALYAGFLEERYDVDVAETAAEAVDRVDAAVDVVLLDRRLPDGSGDDVLEHIRKEGYDCRVAMVTAVEPDFDIIDMGFDLYLTKPVSRTKLLAAIDTLLTRSEYDDLVQEAAALASKRAVLSSQKPAAQREGNEAYAELVDRLEELDADIDDLGESLSTDDYRAMFRDLGEA; from the coding sequence GTGAGCGATCCGTCGATACTCGTCGTGGAGGACGAGCCAGACATCGCGGCGCTGTACGCCGGCTTCTTAGAGGAGCGGTACGACGTCGACGTCGCCGAGACCGCCGCCGAGGCGGTCGACCGCGTCGACGCCGCCGTCGACGTGGTGCTCCTCGACCGCCGCCTCCCCGACGGGAGCGGCGACGACGTCCTGGAACACATCCGCAAGGAGGGGTACGACTGCCGCGTGGCGATGGTGACCGCGGTCGAGCCCGACTTCGACATCATCGACATGGGGTTCGACCTCTATCTCACCAAGCCGGTGAGCCGCACGAAGCTGCTCGCGGCCATCGACACCCTCCTGACCCGCAGCGAGTACGACGACCTCGTCCAGGAGGCCGCCGCGCTCGCCAGCAAGCGCGCCGTGTTGAGCTCGCAGAAGCCGGCCGCGCAGCGCGAGGGGAACGAGGCGTACGCCGAGCTCGTCGACCGGCTGGAGGAGTTGGACGCCGACATCGACGACCTCGGCGAGTCGCTGTCGACAGACGACTACCGCGCGATGTTCCGCGACCTCGGCGAGGCCTGA
- a CDS encoding archaellin/type IV pilin N-terminal domain-containing protein: MFEFITNNEDRGQVGIGTLIVFIAMVLVAAIAAGVLINTAGFLQSQAEATGQESTDLVSERIDVTSSVGIVEDPAPDGNPENLSAIRVGVSGAAGADQIDLNKTTIQAVGPNGQATLTFDQDGSGITGPSGIDPGYFAVQDTSGNFVDSSEAVLNSTNSFTIVFNPVNEPFGDGTNAFGESDSSSLDIVSPSGATTSVELTAPDLFSTEGEAVRL, from the coding sequence ATGTTCGAATTCATCACTAACAACGAAGATCGCGGTCAGGTGGGTATCGGGACCCTCATCGTGTTCATCGCGATGGTGCTGGTGGCGGCGATCGCCGCCGGTGTCCTGATCAACACGGCCGGTTTCCTTCAGTCACAAGCGGAAGCGACCGGTCAGGAAAGCACTGACCTCGTTTCCGAACGGATCGACGTGACGAGTAGCGTTGGGATCGTTGAAGACCCCGCTCCTGATGGAAACCCTGAGAACCTTTCGGCCATCCGTGTCGGTGTCTCCGGTGCCGCGGGTGCTGATCAAATCGATCTGAACAAGACCACGATCCAAGCGGTCGGACCCAACGGTCAGGCTACGCTCACGTTCGATCAGGATGGTAGCGGGATTACGGGTCCTTCCGGGATTGATCCCGGTTACTTTGCCGTACAGGATACCAGTGGAAACTTCGTCGATTCGTCAGAGGCGGTTCTCAACTCGACGAACTCGTTCACCATCGTGTTCAACCCCGTCAACGAGCCGTTCGGTGACGGAACCAACGCATTCGGCGAGAGTGATTCGTCGTCGCTCGACATCGTTTCGCCGTCCGGTGCGACGACTTCAGTCGAGCTGACAGCCCCGGACCTATTCAGCACTGAAGGCGAAGCAGTCCGGCTCTAA